AGCTCAGGATAGAACACTATTAAAACCATCTAGCCCTGCATATTGTTTTATTGCATCCGTTTCAGGATATTGGAGTGGGcgattgtagggtgaccagacagcacttGTGAAAAATCACGACGGGGTGGgagggtaataagagcctatataagaaaaagacccaaaaatcgggactgtccctataaaatcaggacatctggtgaccctagGCGATTGTATGTTGTAGTATTCAAGTAAAACCCAATAGGTTTAAGTATTGAATTTCAGCCTCAAATCTCCGCCTCCCAATGCACTCAcaaaaagatatttaaaatcatTGCAAACATAAAGTTACTTCATCCTTTGGTGCCAGCTGATTGGCACCAACACTTTGGTTCATAGGTAGGAGAATGCTACAACTAGCTTAAAATGATCTGATACATCTTAGTGTTGGAGTAGTATGCATtgtgggcctgacccaaagcctgcTGAAGTCTGTGGAAAGGCTCTTATCAATTTTGGTAGTCTTGATCGAGCCCTTTCTGACTCATTGTCAGTCTTCATAAACATATAACACCTGAAGTAAtttatttatgaaaaataaatatatctgATATAATTAAACTGTTGTTCATCATACCattaaagtaaatttctagctGGAGGTGGTTGGATTGTAATATTTCCATGTTccataattttaataaaattaaatgcTCTCTTTAGATTACTAAAGTCTTTATGCATTTACAATTTCACGTGTGCAACAGTATGGTTTTGTGTCTTCATCTGAACTTGTGGAAAGTTTACATGAAGCCATTTTGATAATGAGGATTGCAATCTCCAAGCAGACATGATATTCTCAGTTTGCCACCCTGCTGTTCAGGGGGTACCAATGAAGTTGCTTTAAATGGGAAGCGTCTGTTCTTTCTCTGAACCCCTAACACCAGAACAGATGGGTGGAACATGGAACATGGAAGGTTTTACTTCAAGAGGTGGTAACAGTGAAGCCACTCATTAACACTGAATTTACCACTTCGTTAGCAACATTGCTTCCTGTTGAGAAAAACTAATATAGGCTCTCAAATTGACTGAGCATACGTTTGTCTACCTCTGTGAATATAATaagatgaaaaaaatacaaatcttTTCAGAATAACTAACTTAAAAAGATGAAATCTCTAAACTCTATTTCAGAATGATTGAATAACATATGATTGAGAGTTCAATATTTTATACTTATTCCATGAGAAATTTGACAGGGAAACTGTGGAGCATCCTTAGAGTTTGCTTTTCTTTTAACTGACACTTGTACTATTGCTTTTTAGTGCATGTTTGTGCTACCCATTTTTAACTTGTGTATGTGATGTAAAGACTCCTGCTGGGTGCTGCATTATCGCCATTTTAGGGTGATAACATTGAATATGATCTTATAAGTCTTTTAATTACTGTGGAAATTTGCTAATCTCAACATTTAATAGAATTTTGAAAATGGGAGAAATGGAAGGATTAAAAATTGATGTTTTGTCTGGTTAGGTTTACTTAAGGATATGGCATAAATCCGTTAAAACAATGTTCTGTCATTAATGTATACTTAATGTATTTGTGACTGCACACTGATATGAGTAACACTATATTACTTAAATGGAATTGTTCTGAATATTGATACAATGAAGAGAAGCTTTTGATATAAATTGCATGTAATAAAAGCTATTTTCATTATACAGCAGTACTTGGATTATCATTTCTTTTTCACACTCTTTAGGCCCAGTTTAGTTTTTAGAAGGTGGTACAGAATAACTACGCCAGGAAAATAAGATAGtaaaaaagtgtggggggggggagagggagaaaattAAGTGTGGCTTGGTAAATCTGTGCTTTTCCTTCTCTGTAAATTGGCTCCAATATAAGCAGTATAGCAGCTGCATTTCCATGAGGCCTTTGCTGGCTTTGTGTTAGGAGGAGGAGATTGTCTTTAGAGTGAACtataaaggattttaaaaaaagacactgtGGGTCCATTTTACTAGTTTTTGATTTGTTAATAAGATGAAAGTGTGCTTTCTTTAACTTACTGCTTgatttctatttttaattttaattttaggaAAAAGGGATGTCAAGTGTGGTCTTCCTTGGTTTTGTTGAAGGACCATTGGGAGGAGCCAAGGATGTTTGTTGTGACGCTTTAATTGAAGGAGTGTAGGTGATGACTTTTAACAGAGGCTTTCTTTATTCAAAATGTTAATTAGTAATTGAAGTTAAATAGGTGTTAACAACAAACAGATAACAAagatcaaaattttcaaaagtgcttagtaATTTGGGCTGCCTCAAGTTTTGGGTGCCCTGTTTGATACACCTTTAAAATTTTCTCTCCATTTCTGTTGCTTAACTTTCACCTTTTGTACCCTTGAGATGTCATATTACACTTGCTCTCCAGTTGCCACAGTGTTCCATTCTAAATGGGGCTGGAAATCCTAATGTTAAAccaagtaaaagaaaaaatatttttggagtTGAGGAGGAAAGGTgtggaggaaggagggaaaaaTCTTTCAGGTGAACTTTATGTAGCATAAGCAAGTAGTGAAAGACAGACACCCAACTTCTCCTCTTTCTTGCAAGACACATTTAAATTCATTAACTGATTCAAATAACCCAGGTCTGTCTGTATACTCAGTGTGCTTTGCCATGTTTTATATCAATGCTCATAGACTAGAATtaggtttttgttttcttctttctggTACTGGGGAGTTCCTTGACCACCAGAACaaaggttttaataaattgttcCATAGTAAGTGTCAGGTCTGTTGTGGCAAGCACCTTGAAGTGGGTGATGCTTTCAGATACAGAACAAGTTCTCTTGATTAACTCTGCAGATGCTAAAGGGAGCGTTCGACTTTTCTGATGATGCAAATTCATTGAAATAATTCTAACATCGTGATCTTGGAAGCCTTTATTATTTTCCAACTGTAATTTTACATCTGTAATCTAATGTGTAGATTAGAATGTTTATAGTAAACAGCTAAAAATGATCTCTCCGTTGGCTTTGTAATCCACATTAATGTACTTATAAATtgtattttcagtattttttgtTAATACTTTCCTGCCCTTTTTACCTGCATGTACtagttaattttttaatcaggagATTAAATATTGTATAAATAGATGACTGGCGGATaatttgggggagagggagacatcAAACTAGTGAAGatccttttttctgttttttttttttaaataattacctGCAAATATCCTCATTAAGCACTGTTGCTCTTACTTTGTTGTAAAGTTGGTTTTgatttaccatatatactcgttcattagcctattcgtttataagccaaccctctccccaccctcccaaatggataggtaaaaatagcaaaaactgtataaccctttcataagctgaccctatatttcaggggttggaaaactttggctcccggcccatcAAGGTAAGCCACTGGCGGgttgggacgttttgtttacctggagcatctggaggcctggagcccctcagctcccttggctgcggttcgccgttcccagtcaatgggagctgtgggaagtggcgccacttcccgcagctcccgttggctgggaatggcgaaccacggccacagggagctgcggggctccaggcctgcagatgctccaggtaaacaaaacggcaatgtattagatattctattcagtgattccatagagtttaaaatcatcaaattttggtgtagacctgttcataagccgacccccgctctttgatgcctcacatttttaccaaaaatattcagcttaagaacgagtatatacggtaattaaGATCTAACCATTAAAAACTACACGCTGAATAATAGAAAATTTCTGTAAATTAACAAGTGCAAAGCCAGTGAAGTTTGTAAGGTGTGCAAACCCAACAGATATGGAACACggtatttaggccctgattctacaACCACTTTACTactgtgagtagttccactggaatcACTGGAACTACTCCCCATAGTAAAGTTAAgaatgtgtgtttgcaggattggggggcCTTAAAAGTTCTGCTGGTGTAAGCTTTAGAAGCCAATTACTTCCAGTTTCCACCATATTTtcccttttaaacaaatacaaaCTGTAGGACATTAGCCAGAGGAAATGGTGTCAAGGCTGCAAGATCAGGTTGTAAGCACTTTTGGAAATTCCACAAGTTAAGGTTACTGCCTGCCCATTGCAAATACATaggaaatactgtttcttttcctTGGAAAATGTTAATGTTAATATATCATAAAGTATACAGGCTGTGTAATGTGGCTACGTTAATCTTGTTATCTCAAACTTAACTTTTTGAactttcagtttgtttttaatgCTTTATCTTGCAACCTTAACGTTGCACAAATTAGGGGGAGAGGAGCATTGGATTCACTTTATTTTTCAAGTTAATATAGAAAACAGTCTACCCTGAATCTCCTAAATGAAAAGACTGAACTGTTTTTAACACAGTCAAAATGATTTTTCAGCTTTAAACAGCCAATCATAATACAGTATGTTGCTGCAGAAATAATATCAATTTAAAACTGCTTTTATCAGCTATTTCTGTGCATGTCTAACTactgtatttcttttttttttttagtataaatGTGCTTAGTAGACAGACCAGCAATATGGATGATTCAAAGATAAATACTGAGATTACTGGTGCTAAAGAAGGACTCCTAGATGACAGCAATTTCATCTCCGAGGGAAAAAGTGGCATTCCTACACCACAAGAGAGTGAAACATCATTTCAGAAAAACAATATATTGACTCTGCCGGAAGAGCTGTCAAGGGACAGATCTGAAAAAGCCTTAAGTGGAGGCCAGAAGTCTCTATTTATACATACTGGTGCTCCTACTGTTTCTACCGAAAACTTTATCTTGCCTAAAGGAACTGCTGTTAATGGACCAGTTTCACACTCCACCTTAACTAAAACTTCCATTATGAATAAAGGTAGTGTTTCATTAACCACTGGACAACCTGTGGGTCATACAGATTCCTGCTCAACTTTGCCAGTGGTACATGATCTCCAGCTGCCTGCAAAGAGTACAACACAGAAATCAAGTCAACACCAAGTGTTATTTTTGTTACCTGATGTAGCACAGGCTAAGAACCTGACTCATTCCATTAAAAATCTACCTACCTCTGCTTCAGTTGGTTGTGATACACAGAAATCTATAGGAAATAGTGTGAAATCAGATAGCACTTTAATAAACCAAGTAGAAGTGTGTGAGGATAGCAAAAGTTTACTAGTAGACGATGATTGTGTCAATACATTAACAGGAATTTCCTCAGGTACAGGTTGTTTCAGATTAGGAAATGATACAAACTGGGATCCACAAAAAGAGTTTATACAGTTTCTTATGACAAATGAAGAAACAATAGAGAAGTCTCCAGTTCACTGTAAAGTAGGTctagagaaaaagagaaaaagaaaaatggatgTTAGCAAGATAACACGTTATACAGAGGACTGTTTTGATGATACAGATTATATTCCCAGTAAATCAAAATTACTAAATGTTGACTATTTAGAGCAGAGTGAGGATCTAGAAGTAGTAGAACCACAGAAATATGCATTAACAAAAGTGAAGCCTGAATCAACAGATGAGGAGTTAGAAGCTGTTGATGCTATCCAACAATTGATTTATAGTCCTACTAACAAATGTGCAGAAGATACTTCTCCAGTTCACACTAGCACTTTTCTTTCtagtactttaaaaaacaaatgtgaaaagaATGATTCAGAAACACCATCTACTTTTAGTACTGATGAGCCATCATTTTATCCTTGTACAAAGTGCAATGTGAATTTCAGGGAGAAGAAACACCTGCATAGGCATATGATGTATCATTTGGATGGGAACAGTCACTTCCGTCATCTCAATGTTCCAAGGCCCTATGCATGTAGGGAATGTGGACGGACATTTCGAGATCGTAATTCACTTCTTAAGCACATGATAATtcaccaggaaagaaggcagaaACTGATGGAAGAAATCCGGGAGTTGAAAGAACTCCAAGATGAGGGTAGAAGTGCACGATTACAGTGTCCACAATGTGTATTTGGTACCAATTGTCCCAAAACATTTGTGCAACATGCTAAAACCCATGAAAaggataaaagatattactgttGTGAGGAATGCAATTTCATGGCTGTGACAGAAAATGAACTGGAATGCCATAGAGGGATTGCTCATGGAGCAGTAGTGAAGTGTTCAATTATCAGTAGTGATATGTCCCAgagaaaaacacagaaaaagacTTCAGTGAAAGATCCATATGTAGGCTCATCAAAAAAGTCAACCACATATATGTGCAAAATGTGTCCATTTACTACATCAGCcagaagcattttaaaaaaacacatggaaTACTTGCATCCAACATCGTGCATTGATCCATTTGGTAGCCATCTTAGATTAGaaaaaaggaaaagcagcatAATTGAAGAACCTTTAGATTTTGGTAGCAGAACTAAACATTTGATCAAACAATCATCTACATTTCCAAAGAATTCTGTTCTAAAGCAAGATGTAAAAAGATCGTTTGGCTCAGCTTCACAATCCAGTAACTTTGCGAAACTTCACAAGAGACCCCACAGGATACAGAAGGCTCGGAAAAGTGTTTCACAGTCAGCTGTAAGTGTGTGCAATCAAAACTCTACAAACAAgactattttgattaaaaatagcaTTGACCAAAAACCTAAATATTTCCATCAAGCAGCAAAACAAAAAGCTAGTGTCAAAACAAGCAGTAATTATTTATATAGGCACAAATATGAAAACTACAGGATGATTAAAAAATCTAGTGATCCTTatcctttacattttaaaaaggaagagtCCAGCTCTGTTAgttctttacatttattttcatcATCAAATAGTCCCCATAATAATTGTTTTATGATGGATTCTCATAATCTTGATTCCAAAAGCCCAGAAGGCTATAAAGATCGTAGGCGTGTAGCTGTAAAAAGAGTGGTTAAAGAGTCTAAGAGGGAAGGCTCTGTTACAGGAGATGATTTGGATTGCTATCCAGATTTTCTACATAAAATGACTGTTGTTGTTTTACAGAAACTTAACTCTGCTGAAAAAAAAGACAGCTATGAAACGGAGGATGAAAGTTCATGGGATAATGTTGAACTATGTGATTACACTGCACAGTCTATGGAGGATGAATCTTACAGTGATATTAATCAGGATCATGTAAACCTATTCCCTTTATTCAAAGGTAAAATGGAGGATCAAGAAGCTGGTGATAAATCCTCTCTTCATTATGAGCAGAATGATGGTTTTTATTTTGAGTATTATGAAGATGCAGAGAGTAGTAACTTTCTGCATGAATTACATGATCCTCAAAATTTAGAAAACGTAGGAACAGCATTGCCAAAGCATAACTCAGTTTTCCATTGGACTGATTTATCACTTGAGAAGAAGTCCTGTCCATACTGTCCAGCAACATTTGAAACAGGAGTTGGATTGTCTAATCATGTCCGTGGGCATCTTCACAGAGCTGGATTAAGCTATGAAGCCCGCCATGTTGTTTCACCGGAGCAGATAGCGACAAGTGACAAAATGCAGCATTTCAAAAGAACTGGAACAGGAACCCCTGTTAAACGAGttagaaaaggtaaaaattttTAATTTGGGTGTGCAGTGGGCGGTAGAGGAGGATATAATGGTCTGCTAATCATAAAAGAAGATGAATTatgttttctttcctttaaaaaaggtGTTTTTTGTACTCATGATTAAAAGTTTATAGCATTAAGTACAGTTAAGATGTTCAAAATTGTTTGGAAAAATTGATAAAtcattattttctctttttagcTATTGAGAAATCTGAAACTTCTTCTGAACACACATGCCAGCTCTGTGGAGGTTGGTTTGATACGAAAATTGGATTGTCTAATCATGTGCGAGGACACCTGAAAAGGCTTGGCAAAACCAAGTGGGATGCACACAAGTCTCCAATCTGCGTTCTAAATGAGATGAtgcaaaatgaagaaaaatatgaaaaaatccTAAAGGCATTGAACAGTCGCCGTATTATTCCCAGACCATTTGTCGCTCAGAAACTTGCTTCAAATGATGACTTTTTATCTCAAAATGTTATACCTCTTGAAGCATACCGTAATGGCCTAAAGACTGAAGATATTTCAGTATCTGCATCGGAGGAAGAAGGTCTGAGTTTCCTAAATGAATGTGATGAAACAAAAACAGTACTAcatgatgaaaaaaaaaatcagtcacttACACTGATAgaacttctgaaaaataaaaggtTAGGAGAAGAAAGGAATCCTGATATCTCTCCTCAAAAGATCCATAATCAAACTGCAAGGAAGAGGTTTGTTCAGAAATGTGTTCTTCCATTAAATGAAGACAGTCCATTGATGTATCAGCCGCAACGAATGGACTTGACTATGCAGTCAGGTAAGAGGCTGTTTATAGCTGTCTAACTATGCTTCCAAAGAGTTCTTTCATTTATTAGCAAAGGTATTGTGGTGAAGAATATTTTTCCTATAACACGATTCATTTAACTCTTGTTTCCTTTGCAAAGTATTGAATGGGGAAAGAGAGTGCAATAAACTTCTAGTGTAACTTGCCAACGTTAGTGAATTCTCTTGCACAAAAAATAGTTTTTTTGGCATGTGGTTGGAGTGTGATTTAAAAGGAGCCAGAAATTAAGGAAAAGGTTAGACAAAAGTACAGTCTTTGATAGCAAAATATGCTGCTCCTCAACAAAAATAGTTGAAGTAGCTGGGTGCAACCCTTAGACCTCCCAGAGAGTAATCTAACTTGTGCAGAAGCAGCATTTACCCAAGCTGACAGAACTATTCTCAATGTTACAAAGGCATAATATTTCAAAACTATGAACAACTATTgaataatttcaacattttaggCAAACATGCTTCTTCAGCATAAATTAATGCATGTTTGTTGTATAATTGTGGCAGATGTGGGAAACTGCTGTTCTCCTTTTAGCCCTGTCTACCCTGGGAGAAGAACTGTGCTAGTTACAGCTCTGTTTGAACACAGTCGTTGCCAGCAGGGTTCTAACGCACAATCCCTGACTGTTGCgggcaaagattttttttttccctgagaactgtgctaataaaacaatTCTGTAATTTTTGACTACTTGCTCGATAGTCTCTAGCCCCATTTTAGAACAATATTCTTAATGCAGCTCTTGCCATAAAATCTGTTTCCATTGGTTAGGGAAACTCTACTAGTATCCTTTGATAACGCCTTTGTGTAAACAGAATTTCTAGCTAGTATGTTTCTGCTCCTAGTTTGGACACCGCTTTCTGGTACTGCAATATCCTAGATACTGAAGTATCGGTTCTTATTTTATTCCCTTaacagttttttgttttgctggttCTCTTGCCAATATTCCAGTACAGTATAGCATATCTGGCAGTGCTCAATGCTTGTTCACCTGTgtgtttgcctttttaaaaaataacttgcCTGTGCAGTAAAATCTGTCTTAAGTGACCACACAATTGTCTGACAAAAATCAGTTTCTTAACAAAGGTGACTTTCTAATTTGGCCTAACAAAGGTGGAACAGAATTATATTCAGTACATTTGGGTATTTTTGGTGGTCCCTTCAAACAGGAAGTTGCCTAATAAGGGAATTGTCTCTTTGACAGATTTCACTATATTTGGGAAAACATACTGAAGTATAGCTTGCCAAATTTAATACATTTACTTCTGAATGTTAGATGGTATCTATTTGGCTGTATTGAAAAATTAAGTGAAAATGAACATACACTTGCATAATACTAATAGTTATAAACAAAGCCCTTAAGCTAGCTGTGGCTAAGATAATAGAATTTGACAACTAACTCACTGTGACTGTTgagttaaaaagaaaataaaatctctGTAACCATAAGTTGCTTATCAAGCAAAAATTAAGTTATTTCAAATATCTTTAATACAAttccaatttaaaaaattgtctaCCAACCAGGTATTCTCGTTCTGTAATTTGCCTGAAAAGCAGTCTTTCTTCTGTGGGCTGCTTGATTATAGGATTCTTTCTATCCTGCAAACAGAAGTTTTCCAACATAATAGCTCTAGACATTTTTAAACTAACATATTTTAAGTTTTCTATAATATTAGTTGACATCATTGACCAAGATAATGTATTTTTGACaaaaggaagggaagcactttGATGTGGTATCACAGTAAATTTGAGAAGAAACCAATTATAATGGTTTCTTTGTCTGGTAAGTGAGGAGTTTAGTATTGTTTCACTATGTTTTCTTTCCTGTGATAAATAAGATGTTAGTTTGTTGATCATTTATTTAGCACAAAGATTTTAGCAAAAAACTTCAAATCATTAACTTTCATTATTGATTGCGCATCCAAAGTAATGAACATAAAATGCactgaataaaatgttttgtctaacagctgttcagtggtgtgttttACCACCTTTTCTCCCAGCCTTCATCAGCAGCCTAATTTAGTAGTGAGCCTTTTACAGTCTTGTGGGTAAAACACTTTAATTACCACTTCGTCAACTAGACTTTTTAATTCTCTTTATTGGGAATGTTGCAGGCTTTGAAACTTCTCAACAGAATTGTGCTATTCAAATCACAGGATTGTATTTTGGGGTTAGGAAATGATCTGCATACTGTGGAGATCTGCAGGAAAGTGATAATAGGTGTCAAATCCAGAGAAGCTTGGGGGTTCAAGGTTTACCCCTCTTTTCTTTCAAAATAACATGGTTTGGCTCTAAACGCTACATGCAAAACTAATAATGGTTAATTTGGATCCTTCTAATATACTAAACGATTGCATCAATGCAGTGAATATATTTTAAACATCTTTATTACAGAAAACTTTTTACAACGCTTTGAGAATTTCATTTTTTGAAGAGAGAACTGGATTATAGTTTTCTTTTGAATGATAGGTATGCCTGTGAAGCTTAGAACGTGTGTGCATTGCAATACGACGTTTACAAGTGCTGTTAGTCTGTCCAACCACTTACGCGCTTATGCACGAAAGAAGAGTGCTGGACTTTTGACTGGGACAGGTATGTTTTGTTACAGATGTAAAAGCAAGTTTGTGTATGATGCATTTTCCTCATCAGACTGCACAAACTTATATGTTAATCCAAATGAATTTTGACGCTTTCTCTGGTAAACAAGTTTAATTAAGAGATTGAACTTCAGCAACTTGTAAACATATAGGTGTTGCTGTTGTCCatttttcatgtttgtttttcattcttaCTCACTCATTTTGGTCCAGCATTTCAGGTATGTAAACAAAGCTGCAAGCTGAGCAACTTTCATTCTTCACCCCAAAATCAAAATAGCTATTTGTTTTTTTATGAAAGGGATATGACAGCTTTAAAAAATCATGCCTGTCCAAACACTTTTTACCTACTTACTATTACAAATAGCCCTTAAGAGTACTACAGTTGAAATAGATGAGCGAAAAATAACTAATTTTTCAGTCTATGCATctgacagcactttgtgtatagtcagtttcacagTTTTCTCTGTTTGTGTTGGTGGTTCACAAAGCGAAAATAATTTGGTAGTGGTACTATGGGGTGAGTATAGTACTGTCCTGACGCTACTTTTAACTCATTCATATTAAAATAAACTAGATTTCAGCTTGGTGTCCCTTACCATTTTATGTTGTGATCTGGAATAATATccgagggcctgattctgcagctggctctctgcaggcaaCCCCTTGTGGCCACATGAAgtatcactgaagtcagtgtgatcTGAATCTGTATGGTCTACAGTAGGAGGCAGAATGAGGgttggggagcagaaggggaagATATCAAGAAAATTGGGAGGTGGAGAGACTGAAATAGAAATACTAGGTAACTGGGGAAAGCAGCTGTCTGTCACTCCATAAAGAAGAAACAAGCACAGGAAAAAGTAAACTTTGGTAAAAGTAGTGTTCCATTTTCTTAGCTATAGATCTTGCTAGTTATATGAAGTACAAGTCATATGTAAAGCAGGGATGTCAAACTTTCTGTGAAGAGGGCCAAGATACGTTTTTAATTCTAGTCTGAAGGCAGTGACTATGAAGGTTGGGTTGTGTGCTACCCTTGATTCACAGTGGATCTCCCACTGATAACAATGGGAGGTTTGAACAAAGACTGCAtggtagaatctggcccttacaacataattaattttgttgttaAGGTTACTGTGTGCAGTGTCACTCAGTGGGGAAAAGATGATGCACAAGGCTTTACCATCACTGCTGTTTTTGAGGTTTTGGACtctttgctagtgcttttattCAATTTATGCACACAGTGATGATAATTGTGCAAGATAGGTGCACAATTGCATATGTAAGTTACTGGAAATtattgcttttaaaatattttctttagacTTAAAAGTTAACAGAGGAGGCACTGTGACCTAGTGTATAGAGCACTGGTCTGCGTCTCAGGATACCTAAATTTGGTAACACTGAGCAGGTcattctgtgcctccatttcccaatCTATAAAACGGAGATGATACTAACTTAATAAAATCCTTTGAGATTACTTATGAAAAGTTCTATATAAAAGCTAGGTGGtattcttattattatttattatataacACCTCTGAGATTGAGGGCAGTTCATGTTTTTCAGagctgtttcaggctgtctgcaaactTACAGTGATAATTCTGTATGAGTAGTTCTTCATTTATATTTGCCCATTTGGAAGTTTTTCTTCTCATCTGGAAGAgctagaaacttaatttttaaGTGCAGAAATTGAATCTGGTCACAGAGaggagataaatacattaaacaagCTAGAGGAAATCCATGGGTTGGGTGTCTCAGAAATGATGTATAGGAAGATTAAATTGTTAGAATACATAATCAGTATTTAGTATTACTTTTATCCCCCGTAACTGATACTAGAATGCTGCTAGTTTTCACTAGTGACTGGGAGACCCTTTGCAAATTAGTGGCTTTTGTCAATTGGCAAGTGAATAAACAAAGCAAGGATAATGGATCACAAAATGTACTTTGAAAATTGTGGTTTTAATTACTTGATAATTCATAGTGTACCAGTAAATCTACTACACTGCCGTACATTGTGTAGGATGAGGTCTTAGTGATATAATACCACACAACAAGCACTGTGCTTTCACTATTTTTCTGAGAAGTGAGAAGAGATGGCTCTGTGTGAGTGCAGGTATTACTGAGCATCTCCTATATTGGGAAGATCCCAGTTCTTCTTGTCTTGTTAGATGAAGAT
Above is a genomic segment from Mauremys reevesii isolate NIE-2019 linkage group 8, ASM1616193v1, whole genome shotgun sequence containing:
- the ZNF644 gene encoding zinc finger protein 644 isoform X2, whose protein sequence is MDDSKINTEITGAKEGLLDDSNFISEGKSGIPTPQESETSFQKNNILTLPEELSRDRSEKALSGGQKSLFIHTGAPTVSTENFILPKGTAVNGPVSHSTLTKTSIMNKGSVSLTTGQPVGHTDSCSTLPVVHDLQLPAKSTTQKSSQHQVLFLLPDVAQAKNLTHSIKNLPTSASVGCDTQKSIGNSVKSDSTLINQVEVCEDSKSLLVDDDCVNTLTGISSGTGCFRLGNDTNWDPQKEFIQFLMTNEETIEKSPVHCKVGLEKKRKRKMDVSKITRYTEDCFDDTDYIPSKSKLLNVDYLEQSEDLEVVEPQKYALTKVKPESTDEELEAVDAIQQLIYSPTNKCAEDTSPVHTSTFLSSTLKNKCEKNDSETPSTFSTDEPSFYPCTKCNVNFREKKHLHRHMMYHLDGNSHFRHLNVPRPYACRECGRTFRDRNSLLKHMIIHQERRQKLMEEIRELKELQDEGRSARLQCPQCVFGTNCPKTFVQHAKTHEKDKRYYCCEECNFMAVTENELECHRGIAHGAVVKCSIISSDMSQRKTQKKTSVKDPYVGSSKKSTTYMCKMCPFTTSARSILKKHMEYLHPTSCIDPFGSHLRLEKRKSSIIEEPLDFGSRTKHLIKQSSTFPKNSVLKQDVKRSFGSASQSSNFAKLHKRPHRIQKARKSVSQSAVSVCNQNSTNKTILIKNSIDQKPKYFHQAAKQKASVKTSSNYLYRHKYENYRMIKKSSDPYPLHFKKEESSSVSSLHLFSSSNSPHNNCFMMDSHNLDSKSPEGYKDRRRVAVKRVVKESKREGSVTGDDLDCYPDFLHKMTVVVLQKLNSAEKKDSYETEDESSWDNVELCDYTAQSMEDESYSDINQDHVNLFPLFKGKMEDQEAGDKSSLHYEQNDGFYFEYYEDAESSNFLHELHDPQNLENVGTALPKHNSVFHWTDLSLEKKSCPYCPATFETGVGLSNHVRGHLHRAGLSYEARHVVSPEQIATSDKMQHFKRTGTGTPVKRVRKAIEKSETSSEHTCQLCGGWFDTKIGLSNHVRGHLKRLGKTKWDAHKSPICVLNEMMQNEEKYEKILKALNSRRIIPRPFVAQKLASNDDFLSQNVIPLEAYRNGLKTEDISVSASEEEGLSFLNECDETKTVLHDEKKNQSLTLIELLKNKRLGEERNPDISPQKIHNQTARKRFVQKCVLPLNEDSPLMYQPQRMDLTMQSGMPVKLRTCVHCNTTFTSAVSLSNHLRAYARKKSAGLLTGTALDCKQKKSRSRSGSKKKMLPLPHSADEVYILRCRFCGLVFRGPLSVQEDWIKHLQRHIVNANLPRTGAGMVEVTTLLKKPASITETSFSLLMAEAAS